One Streptococcus sp. zg-86 DNA window includes the following coding sequences:
- a CDS encoding glycosyltransferase, translating into MKVLLYLEGKAVLEKSGIGRALSHQMEALDLAGIPYTTDLLGDYDVVHINTYGPRSWLLLKTAKRRGKKVILHGHSTREDFRNSFIGSNLLAPLVGKYLARMYQQADFVITPSEYSKKLIQGYGVTTPILAVSNGIDLAKYRKDPRKEEIFRQYFGIEEGQPVVVCAGLYFRRKGIEDFVKVAERMPHVRFIWLGSINKWLIPSYIRKIVEGAHPANVSFPGYFKGAVFQGAMSGADAFFFPSYEETEGIVVLEALASHQQVVLRDIPVYEGWIDESCAELGHTVDDFVTSIQKILEKQVDKREAGYRVAESRSMDKVSYQLVEAYRKVLEL; encoded by the coding sequence ATGAAAGTGCTATTGTATTTGGAAGGAAAAGCTGTTTTAGAAAAATCAGGAATTGGGCGTGCCCTATCTCATCAAATGGAGGCGCTCGATTTGGCTGGGATTCCCTACACGACAGACCTACTAGGTGATTATGATGTGGTTCATATCAATACCTATGGTCCACGAAGTTGGCTCTTGTTAAAAACAGCCAAGCGTAGAGGAAAAAAAGTTATTTTGCATGGGCATTCAACTCGGGAAGATTTTCGGAATTCCTTTATCGGCTCAAACCTCTTAGCGCCTTTAGTGGGTAAATATCTGGCTCGTATGTACCAGCAGGCGGATTTTGTGATTACACCCTCTGAATATTCTAAGAAATTGATTCAAGGCTATGGTGTCACAACTCCAATTCTTGCTGTTTCCAATGGAATTGACCTTGCGAAATACCGAAAAGATCCACGAAAAGAAGAAATTTTTCGGCAGTATTTTGGGATTGAAGAAGGTCAACCAGTAGTGGTTTGTGCGGGACTTTATTTCAGACGGAAAGGTATTGAAGATTTTGTTAAGGTGGCAGAGCGCATGCCTCATGTCCGTTTCATTTGGCTTGGAAGTATCAATAAGTGGTTGATTCCTTCTTATATTCGTAAGATTGTCGAAGGGGCTCATCCCGCAAATGTATCTTTTCCTGGTTACTTTAAGGGAGCGGTTTTTCAGGGGGCAATGAGTGGTGCAGATGCTTTTTTCTTCCCGTCCTATGAAGAAACAGAAGGAATTGTCGTCTTGGAAGCTCTAGCCAGTCACCAACAGGTCGTTCTGCGTGATATTCCTGTATACGAGGGCTGGATTGATGAGAGTTGTGCAGAATTGGGCCATACGGTGGATGATTTTGTAACCTCTATCCAAAAGATTTTGGAGAAACAGGTGGATAAGAGAGAAGCAGGTTATCGCGTAGCAGAAAGTCGGTCAATGGATAAGGTATCTTATCAGCTGGTAGAGGCTTATCGGAAAGTATTGGAGTTATAG